One genomic region from Jiangella sp. DSM 45060 encodes:
- a CDS encoding FHA domain-containing protein, which translates to MSELTLTVIKLGFLAVLWLLILSVTSAMRADLFGVRPPKQPKPQKEARDAARQNRQPRGAKGTPTRAFIVEGPDTGKSVALDGTPVTFGRGADCTIPLADEYVSTQHARLRFHESQWYVEDLGSTNGTYVGNQRLTRSTPVTARSRFRLGKTVVELRK; encoded by the coding sequence GTGTCGGAGCTGACACTCACGGTCATCAAGCTCGGCTTCCTGGCCGTGCTGTGGCTGCTGATCCTCTCCGTCACGTCGGCCATGCGGGCCGACCTGTTCGGCGTGCGACCACCGAAGCAACCCAAACCGCAGAAGGAAGCCCGCGACGCGGCCCGGCAGAACCGTCAGCCGCGCGGCGCCAAGGGCACGCCCACCAGAGCGTTCATCGTCGAAGGGCCCGACACCGGGAAATCGGTGGCGCTCGACGGCACCCCTGTGACGTTCGGCCGCGGCGCCGACTGCACCATCCCGCTGGCCGACGAGTACGTGTCCACCCAGCACGCCAGGCTGCGGTTCCACGAGAGCCAGTGGTACGTCGAGGATCTCGGCTCCACCAACGGCACCTACGTCGGCAACCAGCGGCTCACACGCAGCACGCCGGTCACCGCCCGCAGCCGGTTCCGGCTCGGCAAGACCGTCGTCGAGCTGCGGAAGTAG
- a CDS encoding DUF3662 and FHA domain-containing protein gives MGVLQRFERRLESMVQGAFTRAFRSEVQPVEIAAAIQRELDNNAQIVSRDRSLVPNDFVVELGPSDYDRLTAYIGTLATELVELAREHAELQHYAFTGPVGVGFERHEDLGTGAFRIRSAVRAGVDRGSSFAPTPTSERQADAVLIINGTQHPVLPPGVVLGRGSECDLRIDDPGVSRRHLEIRVYQQGPQSQLVAVDLGSTNGTVVDGARVGQAPLTDGSRIVIGSTTIDVRRRGSGR, from the coding sequence GTGGGGGTGTTGCAGCGCTTCGAGCGCCGGCTCGAGAGCATGGTCCAAGGTGCGTTCACCCGAGCGTTCCGCTCCGAGGTGCAGCCCGTCGAGATCGCCGCGGCCATCCAGCGCGAGCTGGACAACAACGCGCAGATCGTCAGCCGCGACCGCTCGCTCGTGCCGAACGACTTCGTCGTCGAGCTGGGGCCGAGCGACTACGACCGGCTGACGGCGTACATCGGCACGCTGGCCACCGAGCTGGTCGAGCTCGCCCGCGAGCACGCCGAACTGCAGCACTACGCCTTCACGGGACCGGTCGGGGTCGGGTTCGAACGGCACGAAGACCTCGGCACCGGCGCCTTCCGCATCCGCAGCGCGGTGCGGGCCGGCGTCGACCGCGGGTCGTCGTTCGCGCCGACGCCCACCTCGGAGCGGCAGGCCGACGCCGTCCTCATCATCAACGGCACCCAGCACCCGGTGCTGCCGCCCGGGGTCGTCCTGGGCCGCGGGAGCGAGTGCGACCTTCGCATCGACGATCCCGGCGTCTCGCGCCGGCATCTGGAGATCCGCGTCTACCAGCAGGGGCCGCAGTCCCAGCTGGTGGCCGTCGACCTCGGATCCACCAACGGGACGGTCGTCGACGGCGCCCGGGTGGGCCAGGCGCCCCTCACCGACGGCTCCCGCATCGTGATCGGCTCGACCACGATCGACGTCCGTCGGCGCGGTTCCGGGAGGTGA
- a CDS encoding short chain dehydrogenase, with amino-acid sequence MKIVVIGASGIVGSAVAEELAGRGHEVVRAARRGPVVVDLAEPATVDELFRAVPGLDGVVCCAANAPTADLVEARDDEFLAGLQGKLLGQVRLARTALHHVRDGGSVTLTGGTFVEPLPGGSFGALVNAGLAAFVEAAAGELPRGLRLNLVAPGWVRESLEAFGWDPEPGVPAADVARVYADLVDGTGTGQVVPVTAR; translated from the coding sequence GTGAAGATCGTGGTCATCGGGGCGAGCGGCATCGTGGGGTCGGCGGTGGCCGAGGAGCTGGCCGGGCGCGGGCACGAGGTGGTGCGGGCGGCGCGGCGCGGGCCGGTGGTCGTCGACCTGGCCGAGCCGGCCACGGTGGACGAGCTGTTCCGGGCGGTGCCCGGCCTCGACGGCGTGGTGTGTTGTGCGGCCAACGCGCCGACCGCCGACCTGGTCGAGGCCCGCGACGACGAGTTCCTGGCCGGGCTGCAAGGCAAACTGCTCGGTCAGGTGCGGCTGGCGCGCACGGCGCTGCACCACGTTCGCGACGGCGGTTCCGTCACGCTCACCGGCGGCACGTTCGTCGAGCCGCTGCCGGGCGGGTCGTTCGGCGCTCTGGTCAACGCGGGGCTGGCGGCGTTCGTCGAGGCCGCGGCGGGTGAGCTGCCGCGCGGGCTGCGGCTCAACCTCGTCGCGCCGGGGTGGGTGCGCGAGTCGCTCGAGGCGTTCGGCTGGGACCCCGAGCCCGGCGTCCCGGCGGCCGATGTCGCGCGGGTCTACGCCGACCTCGTCGACGGGACGGGGACGGGGCAGGTGGTGCCCGTCACGGCGCGCTGA
- a CDS encoding MFS transporter, giving the protein MPSSLFSREYLPLAIGAVALVTLGAFENRAVGTALPTLVREFDAVSSFGLATAAPIATYVVSLALAGAWADRSGPVPPLRAGAVTFAVAQVLVGTAGGMPQVIGGRLLSGLAEGLIDVGIMVLIARALPEALRPRMFSLFAAAWVLPSVLGPFFTGLVTEGIGWRWVFLGALAVLVPVWVLLRPALRTLPPSESGPRTGAAPQAGTAPRAVLPWAVIAAAAVFGLSLAGEHLAAEPVPAVAVVVLGAAGTGLAAVRLLPRGTFRVRRGLPAVVAQRAFAAAAFAGVGAWLPLLLTLVHGFTATTAGVSLSITGVAWALGSWLQGRDHGRAPAVVLRAGLAAMTAGLAVTTLLAWPALPPVAGLLGWALAGVGMGLTSPVLSLLILAGSDRTNQGRNVSAGQLAGSLSTAAALAVSGAAVALTSPGPATFAGILVAGGVVALAGLLTAGRVVTDRTAPVGTRTS; this is encoded by the coding sequence ATGCCGTCCTCGCTGTTCAGCCGGGAGTACCTGCCGTTGGCGATCGGCGCGGTCGCGCTGGTGACGCTCGGCGCCTTCGAGAACCGTGCGGTCGGCACGGCGCTGCCGACGCTGGTGCGCGAGTTCGACGCCGTCAGCAGCTTCGGGCTGGCCACGGCCGCGCCCATCGCGACGTACGTCGTGTCGCTCGCGCTGGCCGGGGCGTGGGCCGACCGCTCCGGCCCGGTGCCTCCGTTGCGAGCCGGCGCCGTCACGTTCGCCGTCGCGCAGGTGCTGGTCGGGACGGCTGGCGGGATGCCCCAGGTGATCGGCGGACGGCTGCTCAGCGGCCTCGCCGAGGGCCTGATCGACGTCGGGATCATGGTGCTGATCGCGCGGGCGCTGCCGGAGGCGCTGCGGCCGCGGATGTTCTCGCTCTTCGCGGCCGCCTGGGTGCTGCCGTCCGTCCTCGGGCCGTTCTTCACCGGGCTCGTCACCGAGGGGATCGGCTGGCGGTGGGTGTTCCTCGGCGCTCTCGCCGTGCTGGTCCCGGTGTGGGTGCTGCTCCGCCCGGCGCTGCGGACGCTGCCGCCGTCGGAGAGCGGGCCGCGGACCGGCGCCGCGCCGCAGGCGGGCACAGCGCCCCGAGCGGTGCTGCCGTGGGCCGTCATCGCGGCGGCCGCGGTGTTCGGGCTGTCGCTGGCCGGGGAGCACCTGGCCGCCGAGCCCGTACCGGCCGTCGCGGTCGTCGTCCTGGGCGCGGCGGGGACCGGGCTCGCGGCGGTGCGGCTGCTCCCGCGCGGGACGTTCCGCGTGCGGCGCGGCCTGCCCGCCGTGGTGGCGCAGCGGGCGTTCGCGGCGGCCGCGTTCGCGGGCGTGGGCGCGTGGCTGCCGCTGCTGCTGACCCTGGTGCACGGCTTCACGGCGACGACGGCCGGCGTGAGCCTGTCGATCACCGGCGTCGCGTGGGCGCTCGGCTCGTGGCTGCAGGGCCGCGATCACGGCCGCGCCCCGGCGGTCGTCCTGCGGGCCGGGCTGGCCGCGATGACGGCCGGGCTCGCCGTGACGACGCTGCTGGCCTGGCCGGCGCTGCCGCCGGTGGCCGGGCTGCTGGGCTGGGCGCTGGCCGGCGTCGGAATGGGGCTGACGTCACCGGTGCTGTCGCTGCTGATCCTGGCCGGGTCGGACCGGACGAACCAGGGCCGCAACGTCAGCGCCGGGCAGCTGGCCGGATCGCTCAGCACGGCGGCGGCGCTCGCGGTCAGCGGCGCGGCGGTCGCGCTGACGTCGCCCGGCCCGGCGACGTTCGCGGGCATCCTCGTGGCCGGCGGCGTCGTGGCGCTGGCCGGACTGCTGACGGCGGGCCGCGTCGTGACCGACCGCACCGCTCCCGTCGGCACGCGGACGTCGTAG
- a CDS encoding TetR/AcrR family transcriptional regulator: MNSGRTARERARAELTREIADIARRQLGTEGAGGLNLRAIARELGMVSSAIYRYFPSRDELLTTLIIDAYNAVGEAVERADAGCDPHDHAGRWRAVCHAVRDWALAHPNEYALIYGSPVPGYQAPADTIGPAVRDTVVYGRILAAAYADGVLTPPSGFPTPPTSFAGDAEVVRELMPGVPDDLVARAVTAWTGLFGFLNFELFGQLTNVVEERATLFDHHVRTLGRLIGLDLNIP, translated from the coding sequence ATGAACTCCGGACGCACCGCACGCGAGCGCGCCCGCGCCGAACTGACCAGGGAGATCGCCGATATCGCCCGGCGTCAGCTGGGCACCGAAGGCGCGGGCGGGCTCAACCTGCGCGCCATCGCCCGCGAGCTGGGCATGGTCTCGTCGGCCATCTACCGCTACTTCCCGAGCCGCGACGAGCTGCTGACCACGCTGATCATCGACGCGTACAACGCGGTGGGCGAGGCGGTGGAGCGGGCCGACGCCGGCTGCGACCCCCACGACCACGCCGGCCGGTGGCGGGCGGTCTGCCACGCCGTCCGCGACTGGGCGCTCGCGCACCCGAACGAGTACGCGCTGATCTACGGCTCGCCGGTGCCGGGCTACCAGGCGCCTGCCGACACCATCGGGCCGGCGGTGCGCGACACCGTCGTCTACGGGCGCATCCTCGCCGCGGCGTACGCCGACGGAGTCCTGACCCCGCCGAGTGGGTTCCCCACGCCGCCAACCTCGTTCGCGGGCGACGCCGAGGTGGTCCGCGAACTGATGCCCGGCGTCCCCGACGACCTCGTCGCACGAGCCGTCACCGCGTGGACCGGGCTGTTCGGGTTCCTCAACTTCGAGCTGTTCGGCCAGCTCACCAACGTCGTCGAGGAGCGCGCGACGCTGTTCGACCACCACGTCCGCACGCTCGGCCGGCTGATCGGACTTGACCTCAACATACCTTGA
- a CDS encoding NAD-dependent epimerase/dehydratase family protein, with amino-acid sequence MGKHVIVGAGQIGRLLAERLVADGHEVTVVSRSGSGPDGVTKVAASAADEARLTQVTQGADVLYNCANPQYHCWTQDWPPMAAALLGAAQATGAVHTTLANLYPYGAVDGPMTEDLPLTGGGVKGQVRARMWADALAAHEAGRIRMTELRASDYYGPGVRDQGHVGDRFFPPVLAGKPATYLHDPGVVRSWTYVHDVAAALATAGSDERAYGRAWHVPTAPPFSARRLAEAAAAAAGTSPARIRRLPYWAQDVAGLAVPMMRELKETRYQFTRPFVIDSSAFESTFGQRPTSFDDAVAATVSWWQAQR; translated from the coding sequence ATGGGCAAGCACGTCATCGTCGGCGCCGGCCAGATCGGCCGGCTGCTGGCCGAGCGCCTCGTCGCCGACGGCCACGAGGTCACCGTCGTCAGCCGGTCCGGTTCGGGACCCGACGGCGTCACGAAGGTCGCGGCCAGCGCCGCCGACGAGGCCCGGCTGACGCAGGTCACGCAGGGCGCCGACGTCCTCTACAACTGCGCGAACCCGCAGTACCACTGCTGGACGCAGGACTGGCCGCCGATGGCCGCCGCGCTGCTCGGCGCCGCGCAGGCCACGGGCGCCGTCCACACGACGCTCGCCAACCTGTACCCGTACGGCGCGGTCGACGGCCCGATGACCGAGGACCTGCCGTTGACCGGCGGCGGCGTGAAGGGGCAGGTCAGGGCGCGGATGTGGGCGGACGCGCTGGCGGCGCACGAGGCCGGGCGCATCCGCATGACCGAGCTGCGCGCGTCGGACTACTACGGGCCGGGCGTGCGCGACCAGGGCCACGTCGGCGACCGGTTCTTCCCGCCGGTGCTGGCCGGCAAGCCCGCCACCTACCTGCACGACCCCGGCGTCGTCCGCAGCTGGACCTACGTGCACGACGTCGCCGCCGCGCTCGCGACGGCCGGCAGCGACGAGCGCGCCTACGGCCGGGCCTGGCACGTCCCGACGGCGCCGCCGTTCAGCGCGCGTCGGCTGGCCGAGGCGGCGGCCGCCGCCGCGGGCACGTCGCCGGCCCGGATCCGCCGGCTGCCGTACTGGGCACAGGACGTCGCGGGTCTGGCGGTGCCGATGATGCGCGAGCTCAAGGAGACCCGCTACCAGTTCACCCGGCCGTTCGTCATCGACTCGTCGGCCTTCGAGTCGACCTTCGGCCAGCGCCCCACCTCGTTCGACGACGCCGTCGCCGCCACGGTCAGCTGGTGGCAGGCCCAGCGCTGA
- a CDS encoding class II aldolase/adducin family protein, whose amino-acid sequence MIEVDALVAACRRLAALGLSPGGSGNVSVRVGEQVFVTPTGGALSRVTDADLAVLSLTGEPLSSARPSKEFPLHLAAYRVRPEARAIVHLHSVHAVAVACLDEPLPTLTPYQVTRLGPLPLVPYAPPGSAALAEGVAVALAGHHAALLANHGSVVAAADVDLAADLAEELESAARLALLLRGLPYRELPPISAGPATS is encoded by the coding sequence GTGATCGAGGTCGACGCGCTGGTCGCGGCGTGCCGACGGCTGGCCGCGCTGGGGTTGTCACCAGGCGGGTCCGGCAACGTCAGCGTGCGGGTGGGCGAGCAGGTGTTCGTCACCCCGACCGGAGGCGCGCTGAGCCGGGTGACCGACGCCGACCTGGCAGTGCTGTCGCTGACCGGCGAGCCGCTGTCCAGCGCGCGGCCGTCGAAGGAGTTCCCGCTGCACCTGGCCGCGTACCGCGTGCGGCCGGAGGCGCGGGCCATCGTGCACCTGCACTCCGTCCACGCCGTCGCGGTGGCTTGCCTGGACGAGCCGCTGCCGACGCTGACGCCGTACCAGGTGACGCGGCTGGGGCCGCTGCCGCTGGTGCCGTACGCCCCGCCGGGCAGCGCGGCGCTGGCCGAGGGCGTCGCCGTCGCGCTGGCCGGCCACCACGCGGCACTGCTGGCCAACCACGGCAGCGTGGTCGCCGCGGCCGACGTCGACCTGGCGGCCGATCTCGCCGAGGAGCTAGAGTCGGCCGCCCGGCTGGCGCTGCTGCTGCGCGGCCTGCCGTACCGCGAGCTGCCGCCGATCAGCGCTGGGCCTGCCACCAGCTGA
- a CDS encoding four-carbon acid sugar kinase family protein has translation MTTLRLGVVADDVTGACDLAGVVTAAGLPASVLFGPPSPSDVPPDGAACVVVALRTRTAPVASAVAESVAAGRWLLEHGARRLYQKYCSTFDSTAAGNIGPVADALADLVGGRSVGTPATPAVGRTVYQGHLFVDGRLLSESPLRDHPLTPMTDADLVRLLSAQTARPVGLVRWPSTGIPGVAGVAAVPDAAHMLLDALTDADLDRHAAALADGSDLLGGASGLAAALARHWAASTPPSSEPSPGVPTTAARPDPPRPDDVRGGEARPDVARPVDVGFGDSDTPPGRVGGPPYGRALTQSAAARSAATSQPPAGSSRPPAASPEPTGTSVQPPTTPPQPTAAAPDRTTGSLGRPGGLPMLPLGGRVVLAGSCSARTREQIAAFEGPVIRIAVDDLAAEPAAKPVDDSATGTSADRAAGPARAVAAAVDEALAALADGPVVVATSLPPEELRAVQERHGRDRAAALAERALAAVARALADAGVRRFLIAGGETSGAVTEALGIRQVRIGAQVAPGVPWTVSTGPRPVALLLKSGNFGPPDLFTTAWEVGP, from the coding sequence GTGACGACGCTGCGGCTCGGCGTCGTGGCCGACGACGTGACCGGTGCCTGCGACCTCGCCGGCGTCGTGACGGCGGCCGGCCTGCCCGCGTCGGTGCTGTTCGGCCCGCCGTCACCGTCGGACGTGCCCCCGGACGGCGCCGCGTGCGTCGTCGTCGCGCTGCGGACCCGGACGGCGCCGGTCGCCTCCGCCGTCGCGGAGTCGGTGGCGGCCGGGCGGTGGCTGCTCGAGCACGGGGCGCGACGGCTGTACCAGAAGTACTGCTCGACGTTCGATTCGACGGCCGCCGGGAACATCGGGCCGGTCGCCGACGCGCTGGCCGATCTCGTCGGCGGGCGGTCGGTGGGGACGCCCGCCACGCCCGCCGTCGGCCGGACCGTCTATCAGGGCCACCTCTTCGTCGACGGCAGGTTGCTGTCGGAGTCGCCGCTGCGCGACCACCCGCTGACCCCGATGACCGACGCCGACCTCGTGCGGCTGCTTTCGGCCCAGACGGCGCGGCCGGTCGGGCTCGTGCGCTGGCCCTCCACGGGGATTCCGGGCGTTGCGGGGGTTGCGGCGGTTCCGGACGCTGCGCACATGCTGCTGGACGCCCTCACCGACGCCGACCTCGACCGTCACGCCGCCGCCCTCGCCGACGGCTCCGACCTCCTCGGCGGCGCGTCCGGCCTGGCCGCCGCCCTGGCCCGGCACTGGGCCGCCTCCACTCCGCCGTCGTCCGAGCCCTCGCCCGGCGTGCCCACCACCGCCGCCCGTCCCGACCCGCCTCGTCCCGACGACGTCCGTGGTGGCGAGGCTCGTCCCGACGTGGCCCGTCCCGTCGACGTCGGTTTCGGCGACAGTGACACCCCGCCCGGCCGGGTGGGAGGCCCACCCTACGGGCGGGCACTGACACAGTCCGCCGCGGCACGCTCCGCCGCGACGTCCCAGCCGCCGGCCGGGTCCTCGCGACCTCCCGCCGCATCGCCCGAGCCAACAGGCACCTCCGTCCAACCACCGACGACCCCGCCCCAGCCAACGGCGGCAGCGCCGGATCGGACGACCGGGTCGCTGGGGAGGCCGGGCGGGCTGCCGATGCTGCCACTGGGCGGCCGCGTCGTGCTGGCGGGCAGTTGCTCCGCGCGGACCCGCGAGCAGATCGCCGCGTTCGAGGGACCGGTGATCCGGATCGCCGTCGACGATCTCGCCGCCGAGCCCGCAGCCAAGCCCGTCGACGACTCGGCGACCGGCACCTCCGCCGACCGGGCGGCCGGCCCGGCCCGCGCCGTCGCGGCCGCCGTCGACGAAGCGTTGGCGGCGCTCGCGGACGGGCCGGTCGTCGTCGCGACCTCGCTGCCGCCCGAGGAACTGCGCGCCGTCCAGGAGCGACACGGCCGGGACCGGGCCGCGGCGTTGGCCGAGCGGGCCCTCGCCGCCGTCGCACGCGCGCTCGCCGACGCGGGCGTGCGCCGGTTCCTCATCGCCGGCGGTGAGACGTCCGGCGCGGTGACGGAGGCGCTCGGGATCAGGCAGGTGCGCATCGGCGCGCAGGTCGCGCCGGGCGTTCCGTGGACCGTCAGCACCGGGCCGCGGCCCGTGGCGCTGCTGCTGAAGTCGGGCAACTTCGGGCCGCCCGACCTGTTCACCACCGCCTGGGAGGTGGGACCGTGA
- a CDS encoding DeoR/GlpR family DNA-binding transcription regulator has protein sequence MRYTDAPRRRDELLRRLRTAGYLSAAHAAAELDVSEMTIRRDLRQLEVDGVAVRVTGGARLPDGDGVPFELRADRFAAGKAAVGRAVVALLPEGATVALDSGTTVARLAELLPAGLTVVTHSVPVVTVCAARPELRLIGLGGVFNPATRSFGGPAVRAALSDIVVDLAVLSATAVGPSGVFCADPYDAETKRALAAAARSVVVAADGSKLAARAPIRFASLESVSTLVTDSSADAAAVDAVRAAGARVIQA, from the coding sequence GTGCGCTACACCGACGCGCCGCGCCGACGCGACGAGCTGCTGCGACGCCTGCGGACGGCCGGCTATCTGTCCGCGGCCCACGCGGCGGCCGAACTGGATGTGTCGGAGATGACGATCCGGCGCGACCTGCGCCAGCTCGAGGTGGACGGGGTCGCGGTGCGGGTCACCGGCGGCGCGCGGCTGCCCGACGGCGACGGCGTGCCGTTCGAGCTGCGGGCGGACCGCTTCGCCGCGGGGAAGGCGGCGGTGGGGCGGGCGGTGGTGGCGCTCTTGCCCGAGGGGGCGACGGTGGCGCTGGACTCCGGGACGACGGTCGCCCGGCTGGCCGAGCTGCTGCCCGCCGGGCTCACCGTCGTCACCCATTCCGTGCCGGTCGTGACGGTGTGCGCGGCGCGGCCGGAACTGCGGCTGATCGGGCTCGGCGGGGTGTTCAACCCGGCGACGCGGTCGTTCGGCGGGCCGGCGGTGCGTGCCGCTTTGTCGGACATCGTGGTGGACCTCGCCGTGCTGTCCGCGACCGCCGTCGGGCCGTCCGGCGTGTTCTGCGCCGACCCGTACGACGCCGAGACGAAGCGAGCGCTGGCCGCGGCGGCGCGGTCGGTCGTCGTGGCGGCCGACGGATCCAAGCTGGCGGCGCGGGCGCCGATCCGGTTCGCGTCCCTGGAGTCGGTGTCGACGCTGGTCACCGACTCATCCGCCGATGCCGCCGCCGTCGACGCCGTTCGGGCGGCCGGGGCGCGGGTGATCCAGGCGTGA
- a CDS encoding extracellular solute-binding protein, translating to MKTAAVRWSALALTAGLVFAGCAQGTSDSSDDETGGSGTTFDPEAELSGELDVMGFGAGDEIGQTRVDLANAAIAPATVKLIEGDLDIQQFLSAIASGEPPELVYANRDQIGTFASRGAIIPLDACIDGEGIDTSIYREPALNQVTFDGSVYGIPEFNQVQITQANADLLAAAGLTIDDVNGSDWDAITAANQAMYVGSGGSLSVIGYDSKLPEFLPLWAKANGADLLSEDGRTAQLDDPKVVEALEWAVGIYDAQGGFGTVKAYRDSADFFGAGNQFATNVLGAMPMEQWYVNVLNDVSPDAPMAFDTVRDREGEPLAYASGSAWAIPKGTENPEAACRFIKTMTETDSWIAAAQARVDLREAEGKPFTGLLTGNAEADQQIQDQFVTPSGDAKWDAAVQATYDANDHTFTLPANPADAEFKTAWQDAVNRVLNGQQEPADALAQAQDEAQTVLDEAWSTWDEREEG from the coding sequence ATGAAGACAGCAGCCGTCAGGTGGAGCGCACTGGCGCTGACGGCCGGCCTGGTGTTCGCCGGGTGCGCTCAGGGCACCAGCGATTCGTCCGACGACGAGACCGGTGGCAGCGGCACCACGTTCGACCCCGAAGCGGAACTGAGCGGTGAGCTCGACGTCATGGGGTTCGGCGCCGGCGACGAGATCGGCCAGACCCGCGTCGACCTCGCCAACGCGGCCATCGCTCCGGCGACGGTCAAGCTGATCGAGGGCGACCTCGACATCCAGCAGTTCCTGTCGGCCATCGCCAGCGGTGAGCCGCCGGAGCTGGTCTACGCGAACCGCGACCAGATCGGCACCTTCGCCTCCCGCGGAGCGATCATCCCGCTGGACGCGTGCATCGACGGCGAGGGCATCGACACCTCGATCTACCGCGAGCCGGCGCTGAACCAGGTGACCTTCGACGGCAGCGTCTACGGCATCCCCGAGTTCAACCAGGTGCAGATCACCCAGGCCAACGCCGACCTGCTCGCCGCCGCCGGGCTCACCATCGACGACGTCAACGGCTCGGACTGGGACGCGATCACCGCCGCCAACCAGGCGATGTACGTCGGCAGCGGCGGCTCGCTGTCCGTCATCGGCTACGACAGCAAGCTGCCCGAGTTCCTGCCGCTGTGGGCCAAGGCCAACGGCGCCGACCTGCTCTCCGAGGACGGCCGGACGGCGCAGCTGGACGACCCGAAGGTGGTCGAGGCGCTGGAGTGGGCCGTCGGCATCTACGACGCCCAGGGCGGCTTCGGCACGGTGAAGGCGTACCGCGACTCCGCCGACTTCTTCGGCGCCGGCAACCAGTTCGCCACCAACGTGCTCGGCGCGATGCCGATGGAGCAGTGGTACGTCAACGTGCTCAACGACGTCTCGCCGGACGCGCCGATGGCCTTCGACACCGTCCGTGACCGCGAGGGCGAGCCGCTGGCGTACGCGTCCGGCTCGGCGTGGGCGATCCCGAAGGGCACCGAGAACCCCGAGGCGGCCTGCCGGTTCATCAAGACGATGACCGAGACCGACAGCTGGATCGCCGCCGCACAGGCCCGCGTCGACCTCCGCGAGGCCGAGGGCAAGCCGTTCACCGGCCTGCTCACCGGCAACGCCGAGGCGGACCAGCAGATCCAGGACCAGTTCGTCACGCCCAGCGGCGACGCCAAGTGGGACGCGGCGGTCCAGGCCACCTACGACGCCAACGACCACACGTTCACGCTGCCGGCCAACCCGGCCGACGCGGAGTTCAAGACCGCCTGGCAGGACGCCGTCAACCGCGTCCTCAACGGGCAGCAGGAGCCCGCGGACGCCCTGGCCCAGGCCCAGGACGAGGCACAGACGGTGCTGGACGAGGCGTGGTCGACCTGGGACGAGCGGGAAGAGGGCTGA
- a CDS encoding carbohydrate ABC transporter permease yields the protein MSRRRETRAALLFISPWIVGFLIFTLWPIIYSGYLSLTDYDVINNPNFVGLENYEELFRDPKIRTALWNTFIFTVIQVPLYCVVSLALALLLDKAGRASGFFRTAFFLPKMTPPVAVGILLLLLFNGQEGMINGVLGWFGIDGPAWTTDPNWVKPGLILMSLWSVGSSVIILLAALRNVPQELYDSAKVDGAGWWQQTRKITVPMISGALFFIFIVNTIAGFQTFTEAYTAFFGSGNTTYSNDAALFYVIYLFRQAFEFLNMGYASAMAWLLFVIIMIFTAIQIKVSRRFVYYEGEQR from the coding sequence ATCAGCCGCCGGCGGGAGACGCGTGCGGCGCTGCTGTTCATCAGCCCCTGGATCGTCGGGTTCCTGATCTTCACTCTGTGGCCGATCATCTACAGCGGCTATCTGTCGCTGACCGACTACGACGTGATCAACAACCCGAACTTCGTCGGGCTGGAGAACTACGAGGAGCTGTTCCGCGACCCGAAGATCAGAACGGCGCTGTGGAACACGTTCATCTTCACGGTCATCCAGGTGCCGCTGTACTGCGTGGTGTCGCTGGCGCTCGCGCTGCTGCTGGACAAGGCCGGGCGGGCGTCCGGGTTCTTCCGCACGGCGTTCTTCCTGCCGAAGATGACGCCGCCGGTGGCCGTCGGGATCCTGCTCCTGCTGCTGTTCAACGGGCAGGAAGGGATGATCAACGGGGTGCTCGGCTGGTTCGGCATCGACGGGCCGGCGTGGACGACGGACCCGAACTGGGTGAAGCCCGGCCTGATCCTGATGAGCCTGTGGTCGGTCGGGTCGTCGGTGATCATCCTGCTGGCGGCGTTGCGCAACGTGCCGCAGGAGCTCTACGACTCCGCGAAGGTCGACGGCGCCGGCTGGTGGCAGCAGACCCGCAAGATCACCGTTCCGATGATCAGCGGCGCGCTGTTCTTCATCTTCATCGTCAACACCATCGCCGGGTTCCAGACCTTCACCGAGGCGTACACGGCGTTCTTCGGGTCGGGCAACACCACCTACAGCAACGACGCGGCGCTGTTCTACGTGATCTACCTGTTCCGCCAGGCGTTCGAGTTCCTGAACATGGGCTACGCCTCGGCGATGGCCTGGCTGCTGTTCGTGATCATCATGATCTTCACCGCGATCCAGATCAAGGTCAGCCGGCGGTTCGTCTACTACGAGGGTGAGCAGCGATGA